In Methylobacterium aquaticum, the following are encoded in one genomic region:
- a CDS encoding LysR substrate-binding domain-containing protein, whose translation MSVNKATGAFELRHLRYFVTLAEERNFSRAAERLGIAQPGLSQQILNLEALVGTALLDRSRRSVQLTLPGQVFLQEARKTLLQADTALAAVRRTGRGETGRISIGYVASAAYAGVLTASLAGFRTTHPEVELQLTEMEMGLQLAAIAGGALDFGYVRPPVKVPDGVATTCVPREPLVVAVGAAHALADHETIPLAALSEETFIAPRQAVDVGFHHNAVIACRESGFEPTISATGRDFTTIASMVAVGLGVALVPRSLTCLQLPGLVYRPVTGSTTTSDLAVAYRRNEPAPAVRAFIRHHHRADPAGRDAAT comes from the coding sequence ATGAGCGTCAACAAGGCGACGGGCGCGTTCGAGCTGCGGCACCTGCGCTACTTCGTGACCCTGGCCGAGGAGCGGAACTTCAGCCGCGCGGCGGAGCGGCTCGGCATCGCCCAGCCGGGCCTGAGCCAGCAGATCCTCAACCTGGAGGCGCTGGTGGGCACAGCTCTGCTCGATCGCAGCCGACGCTCGGTCCAGCTCACGCTGCCCGGCCAGGTCTTCCTGCAGGAGGCCCGCAAGACGCTTCTCCAAGCCGACACGGCTCTGGCCGCCGTGCGCCGGACCGGGCGGGGCGAGACGGGCCGGATCTCCATCGGCTACGTGGCCTCGGCCGCCTATGCGGGCGTGCTCACGGCGTCGCTCGCCGGCTTCCGGACGACGCATCCGGAGGTGGAGCTTCAGCTCACCGAGATGGAGATGGGCCTGCAACTCGCGGCGATCGCCGGCGGCGCCCTCGATTTCGGCTATGTCCGCCCCCCGGTGAAGGTCCCCGACGGGGTCGCGACGACCTGCGTCCCGCGCGAGCCCCTCGTCGTCGCGGTCGGCGCGGCCCACGCGCTCGCCGATCACGAGACGATTCCGTTGGCCGCGCTGAGCGAGGAGACCTTCATCGCGCCGCGCCAGGCCGTCGATGTCGGCTTTCACCACAACGCCGTCATCGCCTGCCGCGAGAGCGGCTTCGAGCCGACGATCAGCGCCACCGGGCGGGACTTCACTACCATCGCCAGCATGGTCGCGGTCGGGCTCGGGGTCGCGCTCGTGCCGCGATCCCTGACCTGCCTGCAACTGCCCGGCCTCGTCTACCGCCCGGTCACCGGATCGACGACGACCTCGGATCTCGCGGTGGCCTACCGCCGCAACGAGCCGGCGCCGGCGGTGAGGGCCTTCATCCGCCACCACCATCGGGCGGACCCGGCCGGGCGCGACGCGGCGACGTGA
- a CDS encoding dipeptide ABC transporter ATP-binding protein codes for MTDAKAPVSTAPVLAVDGLTIALPRGGDRAHAVEDVSFAIQPNEVVCLVGESGSGKSMIAHAILSLLPSGVRVAGGAVAVNGRDVARLSGSDLRAFRGGEAGMIFQEPLSSLNPLKRVGPQVAETIRTHQGGLPRDEMRARVEGLLAQVGLPTPELLARSYPFELSGGQRQRVMIAMAMANRPALLVADEPTTALDVTTQAQILRLIDDLRRERGMGVLLITHDFGVVADVADRVVVLRGGRVVETGSAEAVLRRPRDAYTRALIDAVPRARLRPPAPRPEGAPVLSVEDLRKTFTVRRGLFQPPRRVVAADGLSLALHQGETLAVVGESGSGKSTLGRMIMRLTEPDGGAIRLGGEDLRSLHGEALRRARRGLQIVFQDPFASLDPRQKVGDAVARGPMAYGTPRREAMAAARTLLERVGLTAAAAERYPHEFSGGQRQRICIARALVLRPQVLIADEAVSALDVSVQAQVLALLAELRREMRLAMIFITHDLRIAAEIADRVIVLQKGRIVEEGTTRDVFSAPREAYTRALLDAIPGRRFFEHPGFAREPVAPEVA; via the coding sequence ATGACCGACGCCAAAGCTCCCGTATCCACGGCTCCCGTCCTCGCCGTCGACGGGCTCACCATCGCGCTGCCGCGGGGCGGCGACCGGGCCCACGCGGTCGAGGACGTCTCCTTCGCGATCCAGCCCAACGAGGTGGTCTGCCTCGTCGGCGAGTCGGGCTCCGGCAAGTCGATGATCGCGCACGCGATCCTCTCCCTGCTGCCGTCCGGGGTGCGCGTCGCCGGCGGCGCGGTCGCGGTGAACGGGCGCGACGTCGCGCGGCTCTCAGGCTCCGACCTGCGGGCCTTCCGGGGCGGCGAGGCCGGGATGATCTTCCAGGAGCCACTATCCTCGCTCAACCCGCTGAAGCGCGTCGGCCCCCAGGTCGCCGAGACGATCCGCACCCACCAGGGCGGGCTGCCGCGCGACGAGATGCGGGCCCGCGTCGAGGGCCTGCTCGCCCAGGTCGGCCTTCCGACGCCCGAGCTTCTCGCACGCTCCTACCCGTTCGAGCTCTCCGGCGGCCAGCGCCAGCGGGTGATGATCGCCATGGCGATGGCGAACCGCCCGGCCCTCCTCGTCGCCGACGAGCCGACGACGGCCCTCGACGTGACGACCCAGGCGCAGATCCTGCGGCTGATCGACGATCTCAGGCGCGAGCGCGGCATGGGCGTGCTCCTCATCACCCACGATTTCGGCGTCGTCGCCGACGTTGCCGACCGGGTCGTGGTGTTGCGGGGCGGGCGCGTGGTCGAGACCGGGAGCGCGGAGGCGGTCTTACGCCGGCCACGCGATGCCTATACCCGCGCGCTGATCGACGCGGTGCCCCGCGCACGGCTGCGCCCGCCAGCACCCCGGCCGGAGGGAGCGCCGGTCCTCTCGGTCGAGGACCTGCGCAAGACCTTCACGGTGCGACGGGGCTTGTTCCAGCCGCCGCGCCGGGTCGTCGCCGCGGACGGCCTCTCGCTTGCCCTGCACCAGGGTGAGACCCTCGCGGTGGTGGGCGAATCCGGATCGGGCAAGTCGACCCTCGGGCGGATGATCATGCGCCTGACCGAACCCGACGGTGGTGCGATCCGGCTCGGCGGCGAGGATCTGCGCTCGCTCCACGGCGAGGCCCTGCGCCGGGCCCGGCGTGGGCTCCAGATCGTCTTCCAGGACCCCTTCGCGAGCCTCGACCCGCGCCAGAAGGTCGGGGACGCTGTTGCCCGCGGGCCGATGGCCTACGGCACCCCGCGCCGCGAGGCGATGGCGGCCGCCCGCACGCTCCTGGAGCGTGTCGGTCTCACGGCGGCGGCGGCGGAGCGCTATCCGCACGAATTCTCCGGCGGGCAGCGCCAGCGCATCTGCATCGCCCGGGCGCTGGTGCTGCGGCCGCAGGTGCTGATCGCCGACGAGGCGGTCTCGGCCCTCGACGTCTCGGTCCAGGCCCAGGTGCTGGCGCTGCTCGCCGAGCTGCGCCGCGAGATGCGCCTCGCGATGATCTTCATCACCCACGACCTGCGCATCGCCGCCGAGATCGCCGACCGGGTGATCGTTCTGCAGAAAGGCCGGATCGTCGAGGAAGGGACGACGCGCGACGTCTTCTCCGCGCCGCGCGAGGCCTATACCCGCGCCCTCCTCGACGCGATCCCGGGGCGGCGGTTCTTCGAACATCCTGGATTCGCGCGCGAGCCCGTCGCGCCGGAGGTGGCATGA
- a CDS encoding pyridoxamine 5'-phosphate oxidase family protein: protein MTETPGPTPPIRTQDELRAEYGPINPLAEKKVLGYLDGFCRDFIALSPFLVLASSDGEGRSDASPRGDAAGFVAVLDERTLLIPDRLGNKRVDSFANILRYPAVGLIFMVPGINETLRVNGRASLTRDADRLAPLAAQGKVPPVGLLVSVQETFFHCGKALMRSKLWDPSLHVERSTFPTLGRIIAEQTATVTVEAAERTMEEGYRTRLY, encoded by the coding sequence ATGACCGAGACGCCCGGGCCGACGCCCCCGATCCGGACGCAGGACGAGCTGCGCGCGGAGTACGGACCGATCAACCCGCTCGCCGAGAAGAAGGTTCTCGGATACCTCGACGGCTTCTGCCGGGACTTCATCGCGCTCTCGCCCTTCCTGGTGCTCGCCTCGAGCGACGGCGAGGGGCGCTCCGATGCGAGCCCGCGCGGGGACGCCGCGGGTTTCGTGGCGGTGCTCGACGAGCGCACGCTGCTGATCCCGGACCGGCTCGGCAACAAGCGGGTCGATTCCTTCGCCAACATCCTGCGCTACCCGGCCGTCGGGCTGATCTTCATGGTGCCGGGGATCAACGAGACGCTGCGGGTCAACGGCCGCGCCAGCCTCACTCGTGACGCGGATCGGCTCGCGCCCCTCGCCGCCCAGGGCAAGGTCCCGCCGGTCGGCCTCCTCGTCAGCGTGCAAGAAACGTTCTTCCATTGCGGCAAGGCGCTGATGCGCTCGAAGCTGTGGGATCCCTCGCTCCACGTCGAGCGCAGCACCTTCCCGACGCTCGGCCGCATCATCGCCGAGCAGACCGCCACCGTGACGGTCGAGGCGGCCGAACGGACGATGGAGGAAGGCTACCGCACGAGGCTGTACTGA
- a CDS encoding ABC transporter permease: MDVLKAFLRHPSGMAGLVLILAVLVLAASAPFLYPESPWEMVATPFAPPGEDGMRLGADTLGRDVAAGIAHGARVSLLIGVASALAALVIGVTVGALAGYAGGGLDAALMRMTELFQTIPAFVLAILLVATFTPSLATIVATIGAVSWPPLARLTRAEFLRLRRREFVEAAICQGERTARVVFGHVLPNAVSPILVTASLTVASAILIESALSFLGLGDPNMMSWGFMVGSARSSIRQAWWASVFPGLAILVTVLAINLFGEGLSDVLNPRIARRRG, translated from the coding sequence ATGGACGTGCTCAAGGCTTTCCTGCGCCACCCGAGCGGCATGGCTGGGCTCGTGCTCATCCTGGCGGTGCTGGTCCTCGCGGCGAGCGCCCCCTTCCTCTACCCCGAATCCCCCTGGGAGATGGTGGCGACGCCCTTCGCCCCGCCCGGCGAGGACGGGATGCGGCTCGGGGCCGACACCCTCGGGCGCGACGTCGCGGCGGGAATCGCCCACGGGGCCCGGGTCTCGCTCCTCATCGGCGTCGCCTCGGCGCTGGCGGCGCTCGTCATCGGGGTGACGGTCGGGGCGCTCGCCGGCTATGCCGGCGGCGGGCTCGACGCGGCGCTGATGCGCATGACCGAGCTGTTCCAGACGATCCCCGCCTTCGTGCTGGCGATCCTGCTCGTCGCGACCTTCACGCCCTCGCTCGCCACCATCGTCGCCACGATCGGGGCGGTGTCCTGGCCGCCGCTGGCGCGGCTCACCCGGGCCGAGTTCCTTCGCCTGCGCCGCCGGGAATTCGTCGAGGCGGCGATCTGCCAGGGCGAGCGCACCGCCAGGGTGGTGTTCGGCCACGTGCTGCCGAACGCGGTCTCGCCGATCCTCGTCACGGCCTCGCTCACGGTGGCGAGCGCGATCCTCATCGAGAGCGCGCTCTCCTTCCTCGGCCTGGGCGATCCCAACATGATGTCCTGGGGCTTCATGGTCGGCTCGGCCCGCAGCTCGATCCGGCAGGCGTGGTGGGCGAGCGTGTTCCCGGGCCTCGCCATCCTCGTCACCGTGCTCGCCATCAACCTGTTCGGCGAGGGCCTGAGCGACGTGCTCAACCCGCGCATCGCGCGGCGCCGGGGCTGA
- the fhuB gene encoding Fe(3+)-hydroxamate ABC transporter permease FhuB, giving the protein MTCDLESRAGTVADPSRAGCAAPPGDRALALRFARLCARLAGLGALLHGLGIRAMLDDASQPLRDIVVLHSLLPRAIVALAAGAALSLAGMLLQRVLRNPLADASTLGVAAGAHLAIVAALAFAPDLGGLSREAVAFAGALAAAALVLGLTARQAFEPTSVVVAGMLVGLVCASASAALVLYGGQYLTSLFLWGGGSLAQQDWGPAESLGIRLALAWLLAALLLRPLALLALDDAGAGGLGLPVARIRTALLLLAVVLAGSVVAQVGVIGFVGLAAPNLARMLGLRTPRAFLVAAPVLGGLILLLTDGIVQAIDRGSRLALPTGAVTALLAGPFLLLLLPRLSGLRPIASGTTHAPRSLAKPWRSLTLFAGAVVVLVLAGLVLGRDRAGLVLAGPSDLALLLPWRLPRLAAVMAGGAMLAASGCVLQRMTANPLASPEVLGVSGAASFGLATCILAAPAAGLAAQVGSAALGAGIGLAALLAVARRAALQGSRMLLGGIALGALAGAGLTVIMTRGGLEAAMILAWITGASTQVDPALARLAVAGALASIAALALLARWLDVLPLGDSAAIALGLPLGRAKLVLLTIAALATGVSALTVGPVSFVGLMAPHLARSAGFVGARGHLAGSVAIGCGLMAGADLLSRLVFYPYQMPVGLFASLIGAPYLIGAVLRKAGPRC; this is encoded by the coding sequence ATGACCTGCGACCTCGAGTCCCGCGCCGGCACCGTCGCCGATCCCTCCCGAGCCGGGTGCGCCGCGCCTCCAGGCGACCGGGCGCTCGCGCTGCGCTTCGCCCGTCTCTGCGCCAGGCTCGCGGGGCTCGGCGCCCTCCTGCACGGGCTCGGCATCCGGGCGATGCTGGACGATGCGAGCCAACCCCTGCGCGACATCGTCGTGCTCCACAGCCTGCTGCCGCGGGCCATCGTCGCGCTCGCGGCCGGAGCGGCCTTGAGCCTCGCCGGGATGCTGCTGCAACGGGTGCTGCGCAACCCGCTCGCCGATGCCTCGACGCTCGGCGTCGCGGCGGGTGCGCATCTGGCGATCGTCGCCGCGCTCGCCTTCGCGCCGGATCTGGGCGGGCTCAGCCGCGAGGCGGTCGCCTTCGCGGGCGCGCTCGCCGCAGCGGCCCTGGTGCTCGGCCTCACGGCGCGGCAGGCCTTCGAGCCGACGAGCGTCGTGGTCGCCGGCATGCTGGTCGGCCTCGTCTGCGCCTCGGCGAGCGCGGCGCTCGTGCTGTATGGCGGGCAATACCTGACCTCCCTGTTCCTTTGGGGCGGCGGCTCGCTGGCGCAGCAGGACTGGGGACCGGCGGAAAGCCTCGGGATCCGGCTGGCCCTGGCCTGGCTGCTCGCCGCCCTGCTCCTGCGCCCCCTCGCCCTGCTCGCCCTCGACGATGCGGGCGCCGGCGGCCTCGGCCTGCCCGTCGCCCGGATCCGGACCGCCCTGCTGCTGCTCGCCGTCGTCCTGGCGGGATCGGTGGTGGCGCAGGTCGGCGTCATCGGCTTTGTCGGCCTCGCCGCCCCGAACCTCGCGCGGATGCTCGGCCTGCGCACGCCCCGCGCCTTCCTCGTCGCCGCACCCGTCCTCGGCGGGCTGATCCTGCTCCTGACCGACGGGATCGTGCAGGCGATCGACCGCGGCAGCCGTCTCGCCCTGCCGACCGGCGCCGTCACGGCATTGCTCGCCGGTCCGTTCCTGCTCCTGCTGCTGCCCCGGCTCTCCGGCCTGCGCCCCATCGCGTCGGGGACGACCCACGCTCCCCGGAGCCTTGCCAAGCCGTGGCGTTCGCTGACCCTCTTCGCGGGTGCCGTCGTCGTCCTCGTCCTCGCCGGTCTGGTGCTCGGGCGCGATCGCGCCGGGCTCGTGCTCGCCGGGCCTTCGGACCTCGCGCTCCTCCTGCCCTGGCGGCTGCCCCGCCTCGCGGCCGTGATGGCGGGCGGAGCCATGCTCGCCGCGTCCGGCTGCGTCCTGCAGCGCATGACCGCCAACCCGCTGGCGAGCCCGGAGGTTCTCGGCGTCAGCGGCGCGGCGAGCTTCGGCCTCGCCACCTGCATCCTCGCGGCGCCGGCCGCGGGCCTCGCCGCGCAGGTCGGCAGCGCCGCTCTCGGCGCCGGAATCGGGCTCGCGGCGCTCCTCGCCGTGGCGCGGCGCGCCGCGCTCCAGGGCAGCCGCATGCTGCTCGGCGGCATCGCGCTCGGTGCCCTGGCCGGTGCCGGCCTCACGGTGATCATGACCCGCGGCGGCCTGGAGGCCGCGATGATCCTGGCCTGGATCACCGGCGCCTCGACGCAGGTCGATCCGGCCCTCGCGCGACTGGCGGTCGCGGGGGCGCTCGCCAGCATCGCCGCCCTGGCCCTGCTCGCGCGGTGGCTCGACGTGCTGCCGCTCGGCGATTCCGCTGCCATCGCCCTCGGCCTGCCGCTCGGGCGCGCCAAGCTCGTCCTGCTCACCATCGCCGCGCTCGCGACGGGCGTGAGCGCCCTGACGGTCGGGCCCGTGAGCTTCGTCGGGCTGATGGCGCCGCACCTCGCCCGGTCCGCGGGCTTCGTCGGGGCGCGGGGGCATCTCGCCGGCTCGGTCGCGATCGGCTGCGGGCTGATGGCCGGGGCCGACCTGCTCTCGCGCCTCGTCTTCTACCCCTACCAGATGCCCGTCGGCCTCTTCGCCTCGCTGATCGGCGCGCCGTACCTGATCGGCGCCGTCCTGCGCAAAGCGGGCCCGCGATGCTGA
- a CDS encoding ABC transporter ATP-binding protein → MRRHAEGSPAALFELAGIRVEAGGRTLLDGITHRFAPGRICGLIGPNGSGKSTLMRLLARQAPSGSGRIRFHGEDLAAISPREFVRQVAYLPQCTPPTDGMRVEELVALGRFPWHGLLGRFGAQDREKVDEALRRTGTGAFRGRAVSSLSGGERQRVWLAMLLAQDAACLLLDEPTSALDIAHQIDVLSLVRALGREGGLSVIVILHDINMAARFCDDIVALGHGRIVAQGTPDAVMREDVLARIYGLRMGIHRLPGTGDVVGYPL, encoded by the coding sequence ATGCGGCGGCACGCTGAGGGGAGCCCGGCCGCCCTGTTCGAGCTCGCCGGGATCCGTGTCGAGGCCGGCGGACGGACCCTGCTCGACGGGATCACCCATCGCTTCGCACCGGGCCGGATCTGCGGGCTGATCGGGCCGAACGGCTCGGGCAAGAGCACGCTGATGCGCCTGCTCGCCCGGCAAGCTCCATCCGGCTCGGGCCGTATCCGGTTCCACGGCGAGGACCTCGCCGCGATCAGCCCGCGAGAGTTCGTCCGGCAGGTCGCGTACCTGCCCCAGTGCACCCCGCCGACGGACGGAATGCGGGTCGAGGAACTGGTCGCGCTCGGCCGCTTTCCCTGGCACGGCCTTCTCGGCCGCTTCGGGGCGCAGGATCGGGAGAAGGTCGACGAGGCGCTCCGCCGGACCGGCACCGGGGCCTTCCGCGGCCGGGCGGTTTCCTCGCTCTCCGGCGGCGAGCGCCAGCGCGTCTGGCTCGCCATGCTGCTCGCCCAGGACGCCGCCTGCCTGCTCCTCGACGAGCCGACCTCCGCCCTCGACATCGCCCACCAGATCGACGTGCTGTCCCTGGTTCGGGCGCTTGGGCGGGAGGGCGGCCTCAGCGTGATCGTGATCCTGCACGACATCAACATGGCGGCGCGGTTCTGCGACGACATCGTGGCGCTGGGCCATGGCCGCATCGTCGCGCAAGGAACGCCGGATGCCGTGATGCGCGAGGACGTGCTGGCCCGGATCTACGGCCTGCGCATGGGCATCCACCGCCTGCCCGGGACCGGCGACGTCGTCGGATACCCCCTGTGA
- the ggt gene encoding gamma-glutamyltransferase gives MTRNDWRARAGAPFACEKTPVTARRGMAVTNHPLASAAALEMLAVGGNAIDAAVAALFALTVVEPMMVGIFGGGVAVIRLADGTTTTIDGLATAPAAARPDAYEPVSDTWPDYMETRGRRNFMGASAVAVPGMLKGWCEALARFGRLPLADVMEPAIRYARRGFTVTPYLAACTAENAPLLARDAAIGHVFLPGGEPVAAGARLVQGDYAQTLATIAREGPDALYGGSLGSEIGSALRAAGSYLAPADLAAYRTVERTPVRGAYRGVEIIGPAPPASGGIHIVQMLNLLEAYDLAAMGFGTPDTLHLLLEVLKIAAVDRRAATADPAFVDVPVARLTAKDYAALRRPEIDPARAGRYAPGVGTNESQNTTHVTVADADGAIVTSTQTINSLFGAKIMIPGTGIVPNNYMYLFDPHPGHALSLAPGKRITSGISALIGCRAGRPVFALGLPGAHRIPAGALQAVLNLVDHGMSLQEAVEAPRVFTWGEEAEIEDGVPETVRAALAARGHPVRPVAHVGGGMCAVGFEPDGTMTGAACWRADGSPAGLGGGLARAGTSFWPDPRRAAPSA, from the coding sequence ATGACTCGCAACGACTGGCGGGCGCGGGCGGGCGCGCCCTTCGCGTGCGAGAAGACCCCGGTCACGGCCCGGCGCGGCATGGCGGTGACGAACCATCCCCTCGCATCCGCCGCGGCGCTCGAGATGCTGGCCGTCGGCGGCAACGCGATCGACGCCGCGGTCGCGGCGCTCTTCGCCCTCACGGTGGTCGAGCCGATGATGGTCGGCATCTTCGGCGGCGGCGTCGCGGTGATCCGGCTCGCCGACGGGACGACCACGACGATCGATGGCCTCGCGACTGCGCCGGCCGCCGCCCGGCCCGACGCCTACGAGCCCGTCTCCGACACCTGGCCGGACTACATGGAGACGCGGGGGCGTCGCAACTTCATGGGCGCCTCCGCGGTTGCGGTCCCGGGCATGCTGAAGGGCTGGTGCGAGGCGCTCGCCCGCTTCGGTCGCCTGCCCCTCGCCGACGTGATGGAGCCGGCGATCCGCTACGCCCGGCGTGGCTTCACGGTCACACCCTACCTCGCCGCCTGCACGGCGGAGAACGCGCCGCTCCTGGCGCGCGACGCCGCGATCGGACACGTCTTCCTGCCCGGAGGCGAGCCGGTCGCGGCCGGAGCGCGCCTCGTCCAGGGCGATTACGCGCAGACGCTCGCCACCATCGCCCGCGAGGGGCCGGACGCGCTCTACGGCGGCAGCCTCGGCAGCGAGATCGGTTCGGCGCTCCGGGCCGCCGGTTCCTACCTCGCGCCCGCCGACCTCGCGGCCTACCGCACGGTGGAGCGCACACCGGTGCGGGGGGCCTATCGCGGCGTCGAGATCATCGGCCCGGCGCCGCCGGCCTCGGGCGGGATCCACATCGTGCAGATGCTGAACCTGCTCGAGGCCTACGATCTCGCCGCCATGGGCTTCGGCACGCCGGACACGCTCCACCTCCTGCTGGAAGTCCTGAAGATCGCCGCCGTCGACCGGCGCGCCGCCACCGCCGATCCGGCCTTCGTCGACGTGCCGGTGGCCCGGCTGACCGCGAAGGACTACGCCGCCCTGCGCCGCCCGGAGATCGACCCGGCGCGGGCCGGCCGCTACGCGCCGGGCGTCGGCACCAACGAGTCCCAGAACACCACCCACGTCACCGTGGCGGATGCCGACGGCGCCATCGTCACCTCGACCCAGACGATCAACAGCCTGTTCGGCGCCAAGATCATGATCCCCGGGACCGGGATCGTGCCGAACAACTACATGTACCTGTTCGATCCGCATCCCGGCCACGCCCTGTCCCTGGCGCCCGGCAAGCGGATCACGAGCGGCATCTCGGCCCTCATCGGCTGCCGCGCGGGCCGGCCGGTCTTCGCCCTCGGGCTGCCCGGCGCGCACCGGATCCCCGCCGGCGCGCTCCAGGCCGTCCTCAACCTCGTCGATCACGGCATGTCGCTGCAGGAGGCGGTCGAGGCGCCCCGCGTCTTCACCTGGGGCGAGGAGGCGGAGATCGAGGACGGCGTCCCGGAGACCGTGCGCGCGGCGCTTGCCGCCCGCGGCCACCCGGTGCGGCCGGTGGCGCATGTCGGCGGCGGGATGTGCGCGGTCGGTTTCGAGCCCGACGGCACGATGACGGGGGCGGCCTGCTGGCGGGCCGATGGTTCGCCGGCGGGGCTCGGCGGCGGGCTCGCCCGCGCCGGCACCTCGTTCTGGCCCGACCCGCGCCGGGCCGCTCCGTCGGCCTGA
- a CDS encoding ArgE/DapE family deacylase translates to MTDETQPRTTLTDLERAALFSAVDAGFERQIADTIAFSAIPSTRGQEGPCQDMMADLLRARGYAVDDWRIDQDDLRHLPGFGPVETDFSRARTVVGTYRPERALGRSLILQGHCDVVPAGPLDMWKRPPFQPVVEDGWLYGRGVGDMKSGTIAALYALDALEAAGLAPQGRIHVQSVIEEESTGLGALSTLQRGYRAEACFIVEPTNGRLMRAQTGVIWFRLKVRGEPAHAAHAAAGFNAIKAAYHVIQALEGLEAEWNERARDHPRFSALAHPLNLNVGIIRGGEWASSVPAWCDVDCRIGLLPGWSVAECQREIEACVARAAASHPFLAQSPPEVVWSGFLSPGYEVTGAGAAEAVLAEAHGAGWGGPLEDSLFTGLTDARFYGLDYGIPAFCYGATIENAHAFNERANVESLRRLTRTVALFVAGWCGVAPITGGTR, encoded by the coding sequence ATGACAGACGAGACGCAACCCCGTACGACCCTGACCGACCTTGAGCGCGCCGCGCTCTTTTCGGCGGTGGATGCCGGCTTCGAACGCCAGATCGCCGACACCATCGCCTTCTCGGCCATCCCCTCGACACGCGGCCAGGAGGGCCCGTGCCAGGATATGATGGCCGACCTCCTGCGGGCACGGGGCTACGCCGTCGACGACTGGCGCATCGACCAGGACGACTTGCGCCACCTGCCCGGCTTCGGCCCGGTCGAGACCGATTTCTCCCGCGCCCGCACGGTGGTCGGGACCTACCGGCCGGAGCGGGCGCTGGGCCGCTCCCTCATCCTCCAGGGCCATTGCGACGTCGTCCCCGCCGGTCCCCTCGACATGTGGAAGCGCCCGCCCTTCCAGCCCGTCGTGGAGGATGGCTGGCTCTACGGCCGCGGCGTCGGCGACATGAAGTCCGGCACCATCGCGGCGCTCTACGCCCTCGACGCGCTCGAGGCCGCGGGCCTCGCGCCCCAGGGCCGCATCCACGTCCAGTCGGTGATCGAGGAGGAGAGCACCGGGCTCGGCGCCCTCTCGACGCTGCAGCGCGGCTACCGGGCGGAGGCCTGCTTCATCGTCGAGCCGACGAACGGGCGCCTGATGCGGGCGCAGACCGGGGTGATCTGGTTTCGCCTCAAGGTCCGGGGCGAGCCCGCCCACGCCGCCCACGCGGCGGCCGGCTTCAACGCGATCAAGGCGGCCTATCACGTGATCCAGGCCCTGGAGGGCCTGGAAGCTGAGTGGAACGAGCGGGCCAGGGACCATCCCCGTTTCAGTGCGCTCGCGCACCCGCTCAACCTCAATGTCGGCATCATCCGCGGCGGTGAATGGGCCTCGAGCGTGCCGGCCTGGTGCGACGTCGATTGCCGCATCGGCCTCCTGCCCGGCTGGAGCGTGGCCGAGTGCCAGCGCGAGATCGAGGCCTGCGTGGCGCGGGCCGCAGCCAGCCATCCCTTCCTCGCCCAGAGCCCGCCCGAGGTGGTGTGGTCCGGCTTCCTCTCGCCCGGCTACGAGGTGACGGGGGCCGGGGCGGCGGAGGCCGTGCTCGCCGAGGCGCACGGTGCCGGCTGGGGCGGCCCCCTCGAGGATTCGCTGTTCACGGGGCTGACCGATGCCCGCTTCTACGGCCTCGATTATGGCATCCCGGCCTTCTGCTACGGGGCAACGATCGAGAACGCTCACGCCTTCAACGAGCGCGCGAACGTCGAGTCGCTGCGCAGGCTCACCCGCACCGTCGCGCTGTTCGTCGCCGGCTGGTGCGGCGTGGCGCCGATCACCGGAGGGACGCGATGA
- a CDS encoding siderophore-interacting protein, translated as MSLPPSAPPTVVRAAPLPSSGLKETPRTLRVLARQAVTPRLRRITLACDDAASFAGPAMHARLLVPCPCGPLRGVDGAPAASRYYTVRFVRPEAGEIDIDVVLHAPAGPGSCWGARARPGDHVGLIGPLGRPVPRADRLVLVGDETALPVIGRLIEEAAPGRRIDALVEVADRDEEQAVTCGAGARLDFLHRSGRGSQLVRAAAGLARDAGRNSFLYAGVEAGTARDLTAIMRERLALGSAQARIVTYWRRQDDDAAAR; from the coding sequence ATGTCGTTGCCTCCCTCTGCCCCGCCGACTGTCGTTCGTGCCGCCCCATTGCCTTCCTCCGGCCTGAAGGAGACCCCGCGCACGCTTCGAGTCCTGGCAAGGCAGGCCGTGACGCCGCGGCTGCGCCGGATCACCCTCGCCTGCGACGACGCGGCGTCCTTCGCGGGGCCCGCGATGCATGCCCGCCTCCTCGTCCCATGCCCCTGCGGTCCGTTGCGCGGCGTGGACGGAGCGCCGGCGGCGTCGCGCTATTACACCGTGCGGTTCGTCCGGCCGGAGGCGGGCGAGATCGACATCGACGTCGTGCTGCACGCGCCCGCGGGTCCCGGCTCCTGCTGGGGCGCCCGGGCCCGTCCCGGCGACCACGTGGGACTGATCGGGCCGCTCGGCCGTCCCGTTCCGCGAGCGGACCGCCTCGTCCTCGTCGGCGACGAGACCGCGCTGCCGGTGATCGGCCGCCTGATCGAGGAGGCGGCGCCCGGCCGGCGCATCGATGCGCTCGTCGAGGTGGCGGACCGGGACGAGGAGCAGGCCGTGACCTGCGGCGCCGGCGCGCGGCTCGACTTTCTCCACCGCTCCGGGCGGGGCTCGCAGCTCGTTCGGGCGGCCGCCGGCCTCGCCCGGGACGCGGGTCGCAATTCCTTCCTCTATGCCGGCGTCGAGGCGGGTACGGCCCGCGACCTCACCGCCATCATGCGCGAGCGCCTCGCCCTCGGCAGCGCGCAGGCGCGGATCGTCACCTACTGGCGCCGGCAGGACGACGATGCGGCGGCACGCTGA